GCAATTTCGGCTGCAAGAAGACATTGTTGGGCTTTACCAGGCCGAGGGTGGAATTGCGCCCGCTGCACTCTGCAATGCGGAACACCAACGCCTGGCGCAAGAGCACGGCGCTACTCTATTAGAAAATACACCAATTATTTCAATTTCATGTGTATCAGAGGGGTATATTGTACAAACAAAACAGCAAACATACACATGCCGTAAACTAGTAGTTGCAGGCGGGCCGTGGAGTAATCGTCTGCTTGCCCATTTCGGCATTGAGCTTCCTCTGACCGTAACACAGGAGCAGGTGAACTATTTTGTTTCTCAGAAGCTCGATTCCTTTCAGCCGGACCGTTTTCCGATATGGATCTGGATGGATGATCCCTGTTTTTACGGTTTTCCCATGTACGGTGAAAACGCGGTGAAAGTAGGGCAGGATGTTGGAGGCAAAGAGGTCTCCACAGAAACGCGCACTTATGATGCGGATCCAGAGGCGCTCAAGCAGGTCGAGAATTTCCTGCAGAAAGCTCTACCCGATGCTCTCGGTCCTGTCCTTTACACAAAAAGCTGTTTGTATACATTGACGCCTGACAGGGACTTTGTGATTGATGCGATTCCTGGACATCCGGATTGCCTAATTGCAATTGGCGCCGGACACGCTTTCAAGTTTGCTTCTCTGATCGGAAAAATCTTGAGCGAAATGGCGATCGACGGCCATGCCGAAAGCGATGTTTCGCAGTTCAAGATTACACGGCCGATTCTGCAGGAGAAAAATCCGACCAAGAATTTTATGACGTAGCAAAGTAGCGCGGGCGTCTCGCCTGCGATATCACAGGCGGGACGCCTGTGCTACTTTGTTTATTCAATTATTGGCAGGATCAAACGCGAAGGGTATTCGCGATCGTGATAGATCGTCTGGGTGGCTTTCAGCAGCTCTTTATCCGTTGCGAGATTTCCGCCAGTATTCGTATTGGGATCATAGTGCGGAGTTTTGCTGCTGGTGATCTGCAACCGGATGCGATGTCCTTTCTTGAATAGGTTGGACGTAATCAGGTTATCGATTCTAATTTTGTAAATGCTTCCAGGCTCCATTAGTTCCTGTTTTTCAAAACCATTTCTGTAGCGCATACGCAGGAAGCCGGCGTCCAGACTGCTCAGATTCAAAGACGTTCCATCGGGATAGACGTCGCACAAAGTAATTGCGAAGTCAGTGTCGCGCGCGGTAGAGGAAACGTAGAGTTCCGCTATCACGCGGCCGGTTGCTTCCAGATCCTGTTGCAGTATTTCAGAGGTAAAAACCAGCACATCTTTTCGCGCTTCGATTTCTTTTTGATCGAAAGGTTGCGACCCTTCATTGGCCGGATCCCATATCGGATCATTCGGATCGAATACGTATTGATCCGGTTTTTGTTCTGTTGGAAAAGAAGTGGACAAAGTTCCGGGACTCTGCAGATAAAAGCTGGTTTCTTTTTGGCGGGTTAACGGCCACTCGCTTTCATAGCGCCAGCGATTTGCGCCCATCACGAAAATGCTTACAGAAGGTTGTCCGGAAGG
The window above is part of the bacterium genome. Proteins encoded here:
- the solA gene encoding N-methyl-L-tryptophan oxidase, which codes for MKSEFEYIVAGLGGLGSAAAYWLSRRAGKDVLGLEQFPLGHPHGESQDHSRIIRLSYHTPFYVRLAKQAYQAWASLEQECCRKLIVKTGGLDLWPPNSAIPMRDYTQSLLKENVDFEILNAAETMSRFPQFRLQEDIVGLYQAEGGIAPAALCNAEHQRLAQEHGATLLENTPIISISCVSEGYIVQTKQQTYTCRKLVVAGGPWSNRLLAHFGIELPLTVTQEQVNYFVSQKLDSFQPDRFPIWIWMDDPCFYGFPMYGENAVKVGQDVGGKEVSTETRTYDADPEALKQVENFLQKALPDALGPVLYTKSCLYTLTPDRDFVIDAIPGHPDCLIAIGAGHAFKFASLIGKILSEMAIDGHAESDVSQFKITRPILQEKNPTKNFMT
- a CDS encoding CocE/NonD family hydrolase; protein product: APPSLKAAVPEMTPIHSHQFFYVGGAFSYSWMDWFVPLILPDARRRANDTSATWDEEEAYKEWQKIKMASYKHRPLVENPLMKKYAPYYYEWMTHPEKTDYWHFANVDRDFPKMKSPVLLISGWYDNVYGTLGATEAFHRMRTEGGSREAREQTRLILGPWMHGAINASKTKLGAMELGPSAGMDYDAALLRWFDQHLKGANPSGQPSVSIFVMGANRWRYESEWPLTRQKETSFYLQSPGTLSTSFPTEQKPDQYVFDPNDPIWDPANEGSQPFDQKEIEARKDVLVFTSEILQQDLEATGRVIAELYVSSTARDTDFAITLCDVYPDGTSLNLSSLDAGFLRMRYRNGFEKQELMEPGSIYKIRIDNLITSNLFKKGHRIRLQITSSKTPHYDPNTNTGGNLATDKELLKATQTIYHDREYPSRLILPIIE